In a single window of the Synechococcus sp. WH 8016 genome:
- the gatC gene encoding Asp-tRNA(Asn)/Glu-tRNA(Gln) amidotransferase subunit GatC, translating to MSKITADDVRKVAKLARLDLPEDTIATYTGQLERILDYVDQLQAVDTEGVQPTTRAVEVVNATREDTVVVTDVRQELLDQAPQREGDFFRVPKILAD from the coding sequence ATGAGCAAGATCACCGCCGACGACGTTCGCAAGGTGGCCAAACTTGCCCGCCTTGACCTACCTGAAGACACCATCGCCACCTATACGGGGCAGCTGGAACGGATTCTCGATTACGTGGATCAACTTCAAGCGGTGGATACCGAAGGGGTTCAACCCACGACACGCGCTGTAGAAGTGGTGAACGCAACACGTGAAGACACCGTTGTGGTCACAGATGTGCGCCAAGAGCTGCTCGATCAGGCCCCCCAGCGCGAAGGAGACTTCTTCCGCGTGCCCAAGATCCTCGCCGACTAA
- a CDS encoding FIST N-terminal domain-containing protein: protein MVPFNPLDWFRGSGTQAKCRTALSGCASLEEATKDVTNQLGSEKGDLALVFVSSHFASDLPRLLPLLSQRLQAEHWIGFVGGGVVGTDSAGRSQELEQTTALSVTLLNLPGAQLKPFQLDTGALPDLDGPVQNWQDWVSVDPADSRSLLLFIDPSCGAINDLISGLDYAYPNAAIIGGIAAPHNASHGSLLLDGQIINGAAGVSIGGDWVLDPVVAQGCRPIGPVFAIEQAQRNVLLELSDGDRRDTPVACLQRVLADLNAEDRELVQHSLFLGVERRNLMQECPSDFLVRNLIGVDPRNGAVAVAERVRPGQHVQFQLREAQSSRLEARQLLEASQDRCPLPPLCGLLFACLGRGSGLFGEANGDISIARDVLPDLPIAGAFCNGEIGPLSNTTYLHGYTACWGLLRHAPLVASPED, encoded by the coding sequence ATGGTTCCGTTCAACCCCCTCGATTGGTTCCGAGGCTCCGGAACCCAGGCCAAGTGCCGAACAGCACTCAGTGGCTGTGCCTCTTTGGAAGAGGCAACGAAAGATGTCACCAATCAACTCGGCTCGGAAAAAGGCGACTTAGCCCTCGTGTTTGTTTCCAGCCATTTCGCAAGCGATCTGCCGCGGTTGCTTCCGCTTTTAAGCCAAAGACTCCAGGCCGAACACTGGATCGGCTTCGTGGGGGGCGGCGTTGTGGGAACCGATAGTGCCGGACGGTCGCAAGAACTAGAGCAGACCACGGCCCTAAGCGTGACCCTGCTGAATCTCCCCGGGGCTCAGCTGAAGCCGTTTCAGCTCGACACCGGGGCACTCCCGGATCTTGATGGACCGGTTCAAAACTGGCAGGACTGGGTCAGCGTGGATCCAGCCGACAGCCGCTCCCTGCTGCTGTTCATCGATCCCAGTTGTGGAGCGATCAACGACCTGATCAGCGGCCTGGATTACGCCTACCCCAACGCAGCGATCATTGGAGGAATTGCGGCCCCCCACAACGCCAGTCATGGCTCGCTGCTCCTCGATGGTCAGATCATCAATGGTGCCGCTGGGGTGAGCATCGGCGGGGACTGGGTTCTTGATCCAGTTGTGGCCCAGGGCTGCCGCCCGATTGGTCCCGTGTTTGCGATCGAACAAGCCCAACGCAACGTTCTGCTGGAACTCAGCGATGGCGATCGTCGCGACACGCCTGTGGCCTGTTTGCAACGCGTGCTGGCCGATCTCAATGCAGAGGACAGAGAGCTGGTGCAGCACTCTCTCTTCCTTGGCGTGGAGCGTCGCAATCTGATGCAGGAGTGCCCCAGCGATTTCCTGGTCCGCAACCTCATCGGCGTTGACCCACGCAATGGTGCCGTCGCCGTGGCTGAGCGGGTCCGACCAGGCCAGCACGTGCAATTCCAGCTCCGAGAAGCGCAATCATCAAGGCTGGAAGCTCGCCAGCTGCTGGAGGCCAGCCAAGACCGTTGCCCATTGCCACCACTTTGTGGTCTGCTATTTGCCTGCCTTGGTCGAGGGAGCGGGTTGTTTGGAGAGGCCAACGGAGATATTTCGATCGCCCGCGACGTGCTCCCCGATCTTCCAATCGCCGGTGCGTTTTGCAATGGCGAGATCGGTCCCTTAAGCAACACCACCTACCTGCATGGGTACACCGCTTGCTGGGGCTTGCTCCGCCATGCACCTCTTGTCGCCTCACCTGAGGACTGA
- a CDS encoding creatininase family protein: protein MNATLPGPAANTEAIRLALQSWPDVEAYLKGCKGIIIPLGSTEQHGPTGAIGTDALTAEAVALELGRRSGVLVTPAQAYGMAEHHLGFAGTMSLQPATLMAVMHDLVLSLAIHGFERIFVVNGHGGNMATTKAAFAQAYGTAASRGLPVASKLRCRLSNWFMAGPVMRQARELYGDREGQHATPSEIAVTLHLHDSLITKQRPLPEPAPCGAIHGPADFRRRYPDGRMGSDPYLAKPEHGAELLTTAVSALREDLETFLSAA from the coding sequence ATGAACGCCACCCTGCCTGGCCCTGCGGCCAACACCGAAGCCATTCGTTTGGCTCTTCAGAGTTGGCCAGACGTTGAGGCCTATTTGAAAGGCTGCAAAGGAATCATTATTCCGCTTGGCTCCACAGAACAGCATGGACCCACAGGTGCGATAGGGACTGATGCGCTCACAGCAGAAGCTGTAGCGCTTGAGCTTGGTCGTCGCAGCGGAGTGCTTGTCACTCCTGCTCAGGCCTATGGGATGGCCGAACACCATCTCGGCTTTGCGGGCACGATGAGTCTTCAACCAGCCACCCTGATGGCGGTGATGCATGACCTTGTGTTGTCCTTAGCCATCCATGGATTCGAGCGAATCTTTGTGGTGAATGGCCATGGAGGCAACATGGCCACAACCAAAGCAGCCTTTGCCCAGGCCTATGGAACGGCCGCCAGCCGAGGACTTCCGGTGGCTTCCAAACTGCGCTGCAGACTTTCCAACTGGTTTATGGCAGGGCCTGTGATGCGCCAAGCCCGAGAGCTGTATGGCGATCGTGAAGGCCAACATGCCACCCCCAGTGAAATCGCCGTCACCCTTCATCTTCACGACAGCTTGATCACCAAGCAACGGCCCTTACCGGAACCCGCCCCATGCGGAGCCATTCACGGCCCAGCCGATTTTCGGCGACGTTATCCCGATGGCCGCATGGGCTCTGACCCCTATCTCGCGAAACCAGAACATGGAGCAGAGTTGCTGACCACGGCGGTTTCGGCACTGCGCGAAGATCTTGAAACCTTTCTCTCCGCTGCATGA
- the ileS gene encoding isoleucine--tRNA ligase, producing MTQQTGQDADKRPSYKDTLNLLETGFGMRANAIHREPELQAFWKDKGIDLELGRNNPGPMFTLHDGPPYANGALHMGHALNKVLKDIINKHRLMQGRKVRFVPGWDCHGLPIELKVLQAMSQEQRQALTPIKLRKKAAAYAHKQVAGQMAGFKRWGIWADWENPYLTLQKDYEAAQIDVFGTMALKGHIYRGLKPVHWSPSSRTALAEAELEYPDGHTSPSVYVGFPVVDLPEGLRSKLNEQGLDLPAQSNALSEGLQVAIWTTTPWTLPANLAVSVNERLDYCLADDGKGRFLIVAAELCDAIASKLERPLQAKATVKGADLAGITYSHPLLERRSAIVVGGEYITTESGTGLVHTAPGHGVDDFNTGRKHGLPVLCPVDEAGTLTAEAGRFEGLNVLKDANAVIITALEDCGSLLLQEDYSHRYPYDWRTKKPTIFRATEQWFASVEGFRTEALTAIDGVQWLPASGRNRIESMVSERGDWCISRQRTWGVPIPVFYQRETGEVLLNAESIAHVKALIAEHGADIWWEKDEVDLLPPSHSAEAHLWRKGTDTMDVWFDSGSSWASVSSQRDGLSYPADLYLEGSDQHRGWFQSSLLTSVAVNGTAPYRTVLTHGFALDEKGRKMSKSLGNVVDPMVIIEGGKNQKQEPAYGADVLRLWVSSVDYSADVPIGAGILRQLSDVYRKVRNTSRYLLGNLHDFVPSRDAIAIRELPLLDRWMLQRTATVLDQISEAFERYEFFRFFQLLQNFCVADLSNFYLDIAKDRLYVSAPTDKRRRSCQTVMALIIERLAAAIAPVLCHMAEDIWQNIPYPTETESVFLSGWPTVPEEWRDDSLQAPMQELRELRAAVNKVLEECRSKRMLGASLEAAVRLEARTPALQDALHWLQSKGDQEVDGLRDWLLVSQLQIGGEPWAELLASDDNELAVIEVALSRGEKCERCWHYESDIGQHSAHPSLCGRCVSVLERR from the coding sequence GTGACCCAGCAGACAGGCCAGGACGCTGATAAGCGCCCGTCATACAAAGACACCCTCAACCTGCTGGAGACGGGCTTTGGAATGCGTGCCAATGCCATCCACCGCGAACCGGAACTTCAAGCCTTCTGGAAAGACAAAGGCATCGACCTGGAGTTGGGACGCAACAATCCCGGCCCGATGTTCACCCTGCATGACGGCCCGCCCTATGCCAACGGCGCCCTGCACATGGGCCACGCCTTAAACAAGGTGCTCAAGGACATCATCAACAAGCACCGTCTGATGCAGGGCCGGAAGGTGCGTTTTGTGCCTGGCTGGGACTGTCATGGTCTCCCAATTGAGCTCAAAGTGCTCCAGGCCATGAGCCAGGAGCAGCGTCAAGCGCTCACCCCGATCAAGTTGCGCAAAAAGGCTGCGGCCTACGCCCACAAGCAAGTTGCCGGCCAAATGGCCGGCTTTAAGCGCTGGGGCATCTGGGCCGACTGGGAAAACCCCTATCTCACGCTGCAAAAGGACTACGAAGCCGCTCAGATCGACGTCTTTGGGACGATGGCGCTGAAGGGCCACATCTACCGAGGGCTCAAACCCGTGCACTGGAGCCCCAGCTCACGCACAGCCCTGGCAGAAGCCGAACTCGAATATCCCGACGGACACACCAGTCCCAGCGTCTACGTGGGCTTTCCTGTGGTGGATCTCCCCGAAGGCCTACGCAGCAAACTCAACGAGCAGGGTTTGGACTTACCCGCACAGAGCAACGCCCTAAGTGAGGGCCTACAGGTGGCGATCTGGACCACCACCCCCTGGACCCTGCCCGCCAACCTGGCGGTGTCGGTCAACGAACGCCTCGACTATTGCCTGGCAGATGACGGCAAAGGGCGGTTTCTGATCGTGGCAGCTGAACTCTGCGACGCCATCGCCTCCAAGCTTGAACGCCCGCTTCAAGCCAAAGCCACCGTGAAGGGGGCCGATCTTGCTGGCATCACCTACAGCCACCCCCTACTCGAGCGCCGCAGCGCCATCGTTGTTGGTGGGGAATACATCACCACGGAATCGGGGACGGGTTTGGTGCACACGGCCCCAGGCCATGGCGTCGATGACTTCAACACCGGGCGCAAGCATGGCCTACCCGTGCTCTGCCCAGTAGATGAAGCTGGAACCCTCACCGCAGAAGCTGGCCGATTCGAAGGCTTGAACGTCCTCAAGGATGCCAATGCCGTGATCATCACGGCGCTCGAGGACTGCGGTTCCCTGCTTCTGCAAGAGGACTACAGCCATCGCTATCCCTACGACTGGCGCACGAAAAAGCCCACGATCTTCAGGGCCACTGAGCAGTGGTTTGCCTCCGTGGAGGGCTTCCGCACGGAGGCACTAACCGCCATTGATGGCGTGCAATGGCTACCCGCATCGGGCCGAAACAGAATTGAGTCGATGGTCTCCGAAAGGGGCGACTGGTGCATCTCGCGGCAGCGCACATGGGGTGTTCCTATTCCGGTGTTTTATCAGCGTGAAACCGGCGAAGTGCTGCTCAATGCCGAGTCCATCGCCCATGTCAAAGCGCTGATCGCAGAACACGGCGCCGACATTTGGTGGGAAAAAGACGAGGTTGATCTCCTACCTCCCAGCCACAGCGCAGAAGCGCATCTCTGGCGTAAAGGCACCGACACCATGGATGTGTGGTTCGATTCCGGCTCCAGCTGGGCCTCTGTATCGAGCCAACGCGACGGTCTCAGCTACCCCGCCGATCTCTACTTAGAAGGTTCAGACCAGCATCGCGGCTGGTTCCAGTCCTCGTTGTTGACGTCGGTGGCCGTGAACGGCACGGCCCCCTATCGAACCGTGCTCACCCATGGCTTTGCCTTGGATGAAAAAGGCCGAAAGATGAGCAAATCCCTCGGCAATGTGGTGGACCCGATGGTGATCATCGAGGGCGGTAAAAATCAAAAACAAGAACCCGCCTATGGCGCTGACGTGCTCCGCCTATGGGTGAGTTCTGTGGATTATTCAGCCGACGTGCCGATCGGTGCAGGCATCCTGCGGCAGCTCTCAGACGTCTATCGAAAAGTGCGCAACACCTCGCGCTATCTGCTCGGCAACCTGCACGATTTCGTCCCCAGCCGTGATGCGATCGCCATCCGTGAGTTGCCCTTGCTCGATCGCTGGATGTTGCAGCGCACAGCGACCGTGCTCGACCAGATCAGTGAAGCGTTTGAACGCTATGAGTTCTTCCGCTTCTTCCAACTTCTGCAGAACTTCTGCGTTGCCGATTTATCGAACTTTTATCTCGACATCGCCAAAGACAGGCTGTACGTCAGCGCCCCCACCGACAAGCGTCGCCGCAGCTGCCAAACCGTGATGGCGCTGATCATTGAGCGCCTGGCCGCGGCCATCGCCCCGGTGCTTTGCCACATGGCGGAAGACATCTGGCAGAACATCCCCTATCCAACAGAAACCGAGTCGGTGTTTCTGAGCGGCTGGCCCACGGTGCCGGAGGAGTGGCGCGATGACAGCCTGCAAGCCCCCATGCAGGAGCTGCGCGAACTGCGTGCCGCGGTGAACAAGGTGCTGGAGGAATGCCGAAGCAAACGCATGCTGGGAGCCTCGCTGGAAGCGGCCGTTCGCCTCGAAGCGCGCACCCCCGCACTTCAAGACGCCCTTCACTGGCTGCAAAGCAAGGGCGATCAAGAGGTGGATGGCCTGCGCGATTGGCTGCTCGTCTCCCAGCTGCAGATTGGAGGCGAGCCCTGGGCCGAATTGCTGGCCAGTGATGACAACGAACTCGCCGTGATCGAAGTGGCCCTGTCTCGAGGCGAGAAGTGTGAGCGCTGTTGGCACTATGAAAGCGACATCGGTCAGCACAGTGCTCACCCCAGCCTCTGCGGTCGCTGCGTTTCCGTGCTGGAACGGCGCTAA
- the crtR gene encoding beta-carotene hydroxylase: MTQALAQPESSGSTPRLRSVPKEFVDPPSAWNPTVGLFLGGYGLAALTTWGWFVGGWPLPLLLIGGFLALHLEGTVVHDACHNAAHPVPWVNQLMGHGSALLLGFSFPVFTRVHLQHHSHVNDPKHDPDHIVSTFGPLWLIAPRFFYHEFFFFQRKLWKRWELMQWGFERAIFFTIIAAAIRFDFLPFIFNCWFAPALMVGVTLGLFFDYLPHRPFLSRNRWQNARVYPGRTMNWLIMGQNYHLVHHLWPSIPWFEYKPAYEATKPLLDAKDSPQRLGIFETRSDVVNFFYDILIGVRSHKPRGSKMRPVAKLLPSRRLKRAWLSLLRRTAVTPARMRF, encoded by the coding sequence ATGACTCAGGCACTCGCACAACCGGAGAGCTCGGGATCGACGCCCCGACTTCGGTCAGTGCCTAAGGAGTTTGTCGATCCACCGTCTGCATGGAACCCCACCGTTGGACTGTTCTTGGGCGGGTACGGCTTGGCAGCTTTGACGACTTGGGGTTGGTTTGTGGGTGGTTGGCCGTTGCCTCTGCTGCTGATTGGCGGATTTTTAGCGCTCCATTTGGAGGGCACCGTCGTGCACGATGCCTGTCATAACGCGGCTCATCCTGTTCCTTGGGTGAACCAATTGATGGGGCACGGCTCAGCCTTGCTATTGGGATTCAGTTTTCCTGTGTTTACACGGGTGCATCTACAACATCACTCACATGTGAATGATCCCAAGCATGATCCTGATCACATTGTGAGTACGTTTGGCCCTCTCTGGTTAATCGCTCCCAGATTTTTCTATCACGAGTTTTTCTTCTTTCAGCGAAAGCTCTGGAAGCGTTGGGAGTTGATGCAGTGGGGATTTGAGCGCGCCATCTTCTTTACGATCATTGCCGCAGCAATTCGGTTCGACTTTCTGCCTTTTATTTTCAATTGTTGGTTTGCTCCCGCGCTCATGGTGGGAGTCACGCTCGGTTTGTTTTTCGACTATTTGCCCCATCGCCCCTTCCTGTCGCGGAATCGTTGGCAGAACGCTCGTGTGTACCCGGGACGTACGATGAATTGGCTAATTATGGGCCAGAATTATCATTTAGTGCATCATCTTTGGCCTTCTATTCCCTGGTTTGAATACAAGCCTGCTTACGAGGCAACAAAGCCCCTTCTTGATGCAAAGGATTCTCCGCAAAGGCTAGGAATCTTTGAAACGCGGTCTGATGTCGTCAATTTCTTCTACGACATCTTGATCGGCGTGCGCAGCCACAAGCCGCGGGGAAGCAAGATGCGGCCGGTCGCCAAGCTTTTGCCCAGCAGGCGCTTGAAGCGAGCTTGGCTTTCGCTGTTGCGGCGCACAGCCGTCACTCCGGCACGCATGCGTTTCTAG
- a CDS encoding type 2 lanthipeptide synthetase LanM family protein: MGQSAQSWVSLWQAAVAPDEPHKFARRLSWDGLSEGEFETWLKSDGTENQQGSSDWQNRLALVSELLKEAWDLPLLPVSSEDDQLPFLDLWQPLHAPAIAWLQEEIGSSVRDRRIAPAALSQLADGLMQRLCSIGEQVLWSCFSSERTPGTMLLAHLGAAGDGSGPPVREHYEAFVQRHRRDGLQLLLLEFPELGRFVGTVIELWLQASVDMLERVSSDRLDLESKFGIPAHLCLDGIKQGLSDPHRGGRAVAILSFGLEADETSALKVVYKPKDMGVDAAYQRVLLDLNQRSDLAPLRLLEIHCGQGYGYMEYVSHRICVDEKELEQFYFNSGRLTAVLHALGCTDCHHENLIACGDQMLLIDTETLLEADVLDYVNDASSQLDLITPSGLQKRFQRSVLRSGLLPQWMFLGGHKIAVDISAFGVTPPKHKKAKMPGWLGLNSDGMMPGRINADAEMPTSLPVGIGSKNVFDHYLSRFQKGFKVQCDELISVRDAWLQPGGVLSLFIGLPRRIVLRATRVYFAIQRQQLEPEALRSPLAQALKLEQLARSFLLAESRPHHWPVFAAELEQMRQLDIPFFTHPIDGDALDLDEADWQLPGFLETSGLASAHERLVQLSPEEIEFQMELIAGSSSARVLLESEAEVQKSSSSEVDGSINHETASDRTNEVAVAIFNRLAQMAIRDSNGQVEWLGMDLGADGENFSFGPVGLSLYGGSIGIACLETCLRQQDISPAIGDALSSSILIGMEPLMSQQSGDSRLRWWRDQSLGISGCGGILLGLQQLGRRAWVDVLVDAALPRFIAADQQLDVIGGSAGLIGSLLAQKSEGALRLAMTAGDHLLERQQEQGCWLSGRDTQGLLGFSHGTAGYAAALARLHVATGEERFRRGAEAALAYERSFFQADQGNWPDFRDPLKAADAQPSFMVAWCHGAPGIALGRACLWGTDLWDQQCEEEIKIAIQTISAQPEPRMDHLCCGGLGLMAVLEAVVSGPWCTDVETCSLAALKANRYRASVLDRCSGGKLDLRCFQTQEGSLFLPGLMTGLSGMGLAIMNNPSSQRMLWGLMSAGLFPHQ, translated from the coding sequence ATGGGTCAATCTGCTCAGTCCTGGGTTTCTCTCTGGCAAGCGGCGGTGGCGCCGGATGAGCCTCACAAGTTTGCGCGGCGTTTGTCCTGGGATGGTCTGTCAGAAGGGGAATTTGAAACGTGGTTGAAGTCGGACGGTACGGAGAATCAACAAGGGAGCTCGGATTGGCAGAACAGGCTGGCTCTCGTCTCTGAGTTGCTGAAAGAGGCATGGGATTTGCCATTGCTGCCCGTCTCTTCCGAAGACGATCAGCTTCCTTTTTTGGACCTTTGGCAGCCCTTGCATGCGCCTGCCATTGCCTGGCTGCAAGAAGAGATCGGTTCCAGCGTGCGTGATCGACGGATTGCACCGGCAGCGTTGTCGCAGCTGGCCGATGGCTTGATGCAGCGTTTGTGCTCTATCGGTGAGCAGGTGTTGTGGTCTTGCTTTTCTTCTGAGCGCACGCCAGGCACGATGCTCCTCGCTCACCTGGGTGCTGCCGGTGATGGCTCTGGTCCTCCTGTGCGTGAGCATTACGAGGCGTTTGTGCAACGTCATCGCCGCGATGGCTTGCAGTTGTTGCTGCTCGAGTTTCCTGAGCTAGGCCGATTCGTGGGCACGGTGATTGAGCTCTGGTTGCAAGCATCGGTAGACATGCTTGAGCGAGTGAGTTCGGATCGTTTGGATCTTGAGTCCAAATTTGGGATTCCAGCCCATCTGTGTTTGGACGGAATTAAGCAAGGATTGAGTGATCCACATCGCGGCGGTCGTGCCGTAGCGATTTTGAGTTTTGGATTGGAGGCTGATGAAACTTCAGCTCTAAAAGTTGTGTATAAGCCGAAAGATATGGGGGTTGATGCTGCTTATCAGCGGGTTTTGTTGGATCTCAATCAGCGCAGTGATTTGGCTCCGTTGAGATTGCTGGAGATTCATTGTGGCCAAGGTTATGGCTATATGGAATATGTGTCGCATCGGATTTGTGTCGATGAGAAAGAGTTGGAACAGTTTTATTTTAATTCTGGACGATTGACGGCTGTTCTTCATGCTCTTGGCTGTACGGATTGTCATCATGAAAATCTGATCGCCTGCGGAGATCAGATGCTCTTGATTGATACCGAGACCTTGTTGGAGGCAGATGTTCTTGATTATGTGAATGATGCATCTTCACAGCTTGACCTGATCACACCATCGGGGTTGCAGAAGCGCTTCCAGCGTTCCGTGTTGCGATCGGGGCTTTTGCCTCAATGGATGTTTCTTGGAGGACACAAAATAGCCGTTGATATCAGTGCTTTTGGTGTGACGCCTCCGAAGCATAAAAAGGCAAAGATGCCTGGATGGCTTGGCCTTAATAGCGATGGGATGATGCCTGGACGCATCAATGCGGATGCTGAAATGCCAACAAGTTTGCCAGTGGGAATAGGTTCAAAAAATGTATTTGACCACTATCTTTCTCGATTCCAAAAAGGATTTAAAGTGCAATGTGATGAGCTCATCTCTGTGCGTGATGCCTGGCTTCAGCCAGGTGGGGTTTTGTCGTTGTTTATCGGATTGCCTCGCCGGATTGTGTTGCGAGCGACCCGGGTTTATTTTGCGATCCAACGCCAACAGCTTGAGCCAGAAGCCTTGCGTTCTCCCTTGGCACAGGCTTTGAAGTTGGAGCAGCTGGCGCGCAGTTTTTTGCTTGCAGAATCGCGACCTCATCACTGGCCAGTTTTTGCTGCTGAGCTGGAGCAGATGAGGCAATTGGACATTCCCTTCTTTACGCATCCAATTGATGGTGATGCTCTGGATCTTGATGAAGCTGACTGGCAGCTTCCTGGCTTTTTGGAGACGAGTGGCTTGGCCTCTGCCCATGAACGTTTGGTGCAGCTCTCCCCTGAAGAAATTGAATTCCAGATGGAGTTAATTGCGGGTTCCTCTTCTGCAAGAGTCTTGCTTGAATCTGAGGCTGAAGTCCAGAAATCGTCATCTTCAGAGGTTGATGGTTCAATCAATCATGAGACTGCTTCTGATCGGACTAATGAGGTCGCTGTTGCGATCTTCAATCGCTTGGCTCAGATGGCGATTCGTGATTCCAATGGCCAGGTGGAGTGGCTTGGGATGGATTTAGGCGCGGATGGGGAAAATTTCTCGTTTGGGCCGGTGGGCTTGTCGCTGTATGGCGGATCGATCGGAATTGCGTGCTTGGAGACGTGTCTGCGTCAGCAGGACATCTCCCCTGCGATTGGTGATGCGTTGTCCAGTTCCATTTTGATTGGAATGGAACCATTGATGAGCCAGCAATCAGGCGATTCACGTCTGCGCTGGTGGAGAGATCAGTCGCTAGGAATCAGTGGATGTGGCGGGATCTTGCTTGGATTGCAGCAACTTGGTAGGCGTGCATGGGTGGATGTGTTGGTGGATGCTGCGCTCCCGCGTTTCATCGCGGCCGATCAGCAATTGGATGTGATTGGTGGGAGTGCGGGGTTGATTGGCTCTTTATTGGCTCAAAAGTCTGAGGGTGCTCTGCGCTTGGCCATGACCGCCGGTGATCATTTGCTGGAGAGGCAACAAGAGCAGGGCTGTTGGCTGTCGGGTCGAGACACCCAAGGCCTGCTTGGCTTCTCCCATGGAACAGCCGGTTATGCAGCGGCTCTTGCTCGCCTGCATGTTGCAACAGGTGAGGAGCGTTTTCGGCGGGGAGCGGAAGCGGCTTTGGCCTATGAGCGCAGTTTCTTTCAGGCCGATCAGGGCAATTGGCCTGACTTTCGTGATCCATTAAAGGCCGCTGATGCTCAGCCCTCTTTCATGGTGGCGTGGTGTCATGGCGCTCCAGGGATCGCTCTTGGCAGGGCCTGCCTGTGGGGGACTGATCTTTGGGATCAACAGTGTGAGGAGGAAATCAAGATCGCCATCCAAACCATCTCGGCTCAGCCTGAGCCGAGGATGGATCATCTCTGTTGCGGAGGCCTCGGCCTCATGGCTGTGTTGGAAGCTGTGGTTAGTGGTCCTTGGTGCACGGACGTAGAAACGTGTTCGCTGGCTGCACTGAAAGCCAATCGTTATCGTGCTTCGGTGCTCGATCGGTGCAGCGGTGGAAAGCTGGATTTGCGATGTTTTCAAACTCAGGAAGGCTCTCTGTTCCTTCCTGGATTAATGACTGGTCTGAGTGGAATGGGCTTGGCCATCATGAATAATCCATCATCCCAAAGGATGCTTTGGGGCTTGATGAGTGCTGGATTGTTTCCTCATCAATGA
- a CDS encoding queuosine precursor transporter — MNDDPMSTSATTTTRQIQARRDMVFLVLAGLFLGTLGMLNILGLTRFLALGKIGSWPIVVAIGALPYPVTFLCTDLISELWGEERATQLVWVGLLLNGWVVLILWLGGLLPGLNGAPESTFFEIQRLAFGSIGASMAAYLTAQFVDVRLFHFWKQRTNGKALWLRNNGSTLVSQLVDTSAVVLISHYAAHVLPIRAGEAVLPQLGAFIASGYLFKALAAFADTLPFIWLTAWLRDWLDVPGDGKEIIPMRSARLR, encoded by the coding sequence ATGAACGACGACCCCATGTCGACATCAGCCACAACCACCACACGCCAAATCCAAGCCCGGCGCGACATGGTGTTTCTTGTGCTGGCCGGACTCTTCCTCGGCACCCTGGGGATGCTAAACATCCTTGGCCTGACACGATTTCTAGCGCTCGGCAAGATTGGATCTTGGCCCATCGTGGTGGCCATTGGCGCCCTCCCCTATCCGGTCACCTTTTTATGCACCGATCTGATTAGTGAGCTTTGGGGTGAGGAGCGAGCCACTCAGCTGGTGTGGGTCGGTCTTTTGCTGAATGGATGGGTGGTCTTAATTCTGTGGCTGGGAGGCCTCCTGCCAGGCCTCAACGGCGCTCCAGAATCCACATTTTTTGAAATTCAACGCCTGGCCTTTGGGTCGATCGGTGCCTCGATGGCGGCTTACCTCACGGCCCAATTTGTGGATGTTCGTTTGTTCCACTTTTGGAAACAACGCACCAATGGCAAAGCCCTCTGGCTCCGCAACAACGGCTCCACCTTGGTGAGCCAATTGGTGGACACCAGTGCCGTGGTGTTGATCAGCCATTACGCCGCCCATGTGTTGCCCATCCGCGCCGGAGAAGCGGTGCTTCCTCAGCTGGGAGCTTTCATCGCCAGCGGCTATTTGTTCAAAGCCCTCGCCGCTTTTGCTGACACCCTTCCCTTCATCTGGCTCACCGCCTGGTTACGCGATTGGCTTGATGTTCCGGGAGACGGAAAGGAGATCATTCCCATGAGATCGGCGCGACTCCGGTGA
- a CDS encoding DUF3177 family protein: MPDLPYRSLVWLTYRLGATFALGVPLVLLIWAGVRREPAMVRLLGLYWKVASLLPISVLLLTDRRPIGYVMAFIAPVLMAVSVWFWVDLNEELADSAPGSALPLTVRIWRWALTGFALLAAGMSATALRCADQLRGAECLAWLEGPQGLHRVAERLFDFVFGGQWSEAVAAFIGYVALVAYVVGLLQWLLVRLPRQGRVAGEF; this comes from the coding sequence GTGCCCGATCTCCCTTACCGCAGTTTGGTTTGGCTGACCTATCGCTTAGGGGCAACGTTTGCCCTCGGTGTTCCGCTCGTTCTGCTGATCTGGGCAGGGGTGCGGCGTGAGCCAGCGATGGTGCGCTTGCTGGGTCTGTATTGGAAGGTGGCAAGCCTGTTGCCCATCAGCGTGTTGCTGCTCACCGATCGGCGTCCGATCGGCTACGTGATGGCCTTCATCGCACCCGTGCTGATGGCGGTTTCGGTGTGGTTTTGGGTGGATCTCAATGAAGAACTCGCCGACAGCGCCCCGGGGAGTGCCCTCCCCCTCACCGTTCGTATCTGGCGCTGGGCCCTCACTGGATTCGCCTTGCTCGCGGCGGGGATGTCGGCCACCGCATTGCGCTGTGCGGATCAACTGCGTGGTGCTGAGTGCCTGGCTTGGTTGGAAGGTCCCCAGGGTTTGCATCGCGTAGCGGAGCGTTTGTTCGACTTCGTTTTTGGGGGGCAGTGGAGTGAGGCGGTTGCCGCATTCATCGGCTATGTGGCCTTAGTGGCGTATGTGGTGGGGCTTCTCCAGTGGCTCCTCGTGCGCCTGCCGCGTCAGGGGCGGGTGGCTGGTGAGTTCTGA